Genomic window (Mycoplasma leachii PG50):
TTTAATTTATCTTTACTTTGAATAGTTATTTTATTTTGATCAGAATTTATTTTAAATAAATCAGAAACATCAAGATCATTTAAATAAACATAAGCATTAATATTATAGAGTTTAGCAAGATTATTATTAATTTGATATTCTATTTTTACATCTTGAGTTGTATTAAAAATATTTGTGTTTTTTGCTTTTGAACTATAGTTTTTTTGACCATAATTTTTTGTATTGTAATAATTAGAAAATTCGTTATTAAAATTATTATTACTTTTTGAAATTAATAATTTATCACCAATATATTCGTACCCATTTAAATCATTAATAATTGCTTTAGAATTATAAGGTAAAAAATTTATCCCATCATTATTACTATAATAACCATCACTATTTAAAACAATAAAAGCCCCTTTAGAATTATCACTAGCTAAATATTGATCATCTCACCCAATAATACTTACAGCATGTGTATTTATTTTACTAGTATAAATTAGTTCATGAACTTTAGTTTTATTATTAGTTTTTATACTAATATGTTTGTAGTTTTGATTTTCTTTAGTAGCATAGTTTTTAATTGGAACAAATAATGAACCATTATTTACTATATGTTTTTTTATATTTAAAAGATCGTATCTATTAAATCTAACATCTTTTACTTGATCTCTAAATGATTTAATGTTTTTAGAATTATATATTTTTTGTAATCAAGTTTTATATTCACCTTTATTTGGTACATAATATAAATCACCAAGCTTAAAATCAGATTCAAAAGCAATTCCATTTTCTTTAATTAGTTGATCATAATCAAAAAACCAAGCACCACCACCAATTAGATCTTTTTGATTAATTGAAATGCTTGCTTCTGATAAATCATACATTTCATTATTATTAATCATTAATGAAGTTTCTAATGATTTTGTAGCACTAAAATCTCAACACAACCCAGTATTATATTGATATTGATTAAATAAAATATAATCATCTCTTAAAGAATAATATGATCTATTTTCTTTTGATAAATTAGTATTATTTGAAGTATTAGTAATCATTTTATTAACATAAGTTATGTTAATATTTTGATTTGTTTTTAAAAATATAAAAAAAATAACAACAGATATTATTATTGATTGTAATAATAAAATAATTTTTTTATTAGTTTTGTTCATAATCTTATTAGTAATTTAAATTAAAATTGTAAATTAATTTTATAATTCTAAGTTTTTTATTTAAATAGTAGTTTTAATATTTATTATATTTTAAATTTATAATTTATATATCTACTTTTAGTACTAATTATACAACATAGGAGAAAGATGTTTAACAAAACTATTATTCATATAGATATGGATGCTTTTTTTGCAAGTTGTATGCAGCTAAAACATCCTGAATTAAAAAATAAACCTGTAGTAATTTCTAATAGTTTTGATAAATCTATTATTTCAACAGCTAGTTATGAGGCTAGAAAATATAATATTAAAGCAGCTATGCCTTTATTTAAAGCAAAAAAACTTTATCCTCAAATTATAAGTGTTAAACCAGATATGATTTTTATTAATAATATTTCATATCAAATTTGAGATTTTATAAAAAATAATTATACTAATAAAATTGAAGTTGCTTCAATTGATGAAGCTTATTTAGATGTAAGTGATTTAGTTAAAAATACAAGTGTACTTATACTAGCTAAAAATATTCAAAAAGATATTTATGATCAATTTAATCTAACTTGTTCAATTGGAATTGGGTTTAATAGATTTAGTGCTAAAATGTCAACTAGTTTAGATAAACCAAACGGAATTACTTTAACAACAACTAGTAATTTTAAAGATAGCATTTGGCCTATTTCAATTAATAAAATGTATGGTTTTGGTCAATCAGCAGCTAAACTTTTAAATAATACAAAAATTAAAACTATTAAAGATTTAGCTTTATTAAGTGATGTTGAAGTTTATCAATTATTAAATAAAAAAGGTCTAGCTTTAAAAAAAGAAGCTTTAGGTTTAGGTAGTGATTATATTAATTATTTATCAAATGATTATAAAAGTATTTCAAAAGAAACAACTTTAAATACACCAATTTATCAATATGATGAAATAGAAACTATTATTTTAAATTTATCTAAATTTATTTCATATAAATTACACAAAAATCAATTATTATGTAAAACTATTGAAATTAAAATTAGATATAAAATTGATGAAAAACTTTTTGATAAACAAAAAAACTTAGCAAGTAGACACAAACAAATTACTTTAAAAAACCATACTAATGATTTTGAAAAAATCTATAATAGTGCATTAGATTGTTTTTATAGTTTATATGAACAAAATAAAGGAATTTTGTTAATTGGAGTAGGTGTTAGCAAACTAATTCATAAAAATCAAAATTGAGTACAACTTGATATTGAAAATCAAACCAAAGTTGATAAAAATCAAATAGATAATGCTTTAAAAATAGAAAATATGATTTTTGATATTAATAAAAAATTTAAAAAACCAGTTATTTTTAAAGCTAAAGATTTAAAAAAAATCTAGCTAATAACTGGTTTAAATTAAAGGTTCATTTAAACTAACTAGTACAGTTTTTTCATCTGATGGAATATTAATTTTAATAATCATTTCAGTTTCAACTTTAAAATTAATTCACCCTAATCCAGATATTGAAATATCATATCAATTGTTTAAATGTTCTTTTGTAAATTTAAATTCATAAACTTGAATTTTTTCACTATTGTTTATATATGGAATTAAGTTTTTTCTATTATTATTTCAATATCTTATAACATTTTTAGTATTAGTTCTATGTAAATTAATTTCTTTATTTGTATAAATATGAAAACTAGTTTTTTGGTTATTTGAACTTATATAATCAAATCAACATACTCCAGAAAAGAAAATAGAATTATTATTTGTTAATTGATAAGTGAATTGTTGTATTTCTTTTTTAAAATAACAATAACTTTGAAATCTTTTATTCATTAAATTAGCAATACTGTTTTTTCTACTGACTCCAGCACTATCAAAAATAGTTGTATTTGTATCTAGTTGAATTTTAATAAAATCTAAAGTAGTATTAAAAAATTTTGAAACAACTATACTTGGAATTAATTGATTTATTTCTAGCATTTTATTAATTAAACTAGATTTACCAACATTACTTGCCCCAATAAAGTATTGTTGGTTTTTATTATTTTTAATTACTTTATTTAATAAAGGCTCAACTAAGTTGATCTTATTAGCGCTAGTTAAAAAAATCTCAACATTTTTTAAAAAACTATTTTTAAAAATATTATTAATATAATTTCTGATTTTTTCTAGTTTGATAGATTTTGGTAGTAGATCTATTTTATTAACTACTAAAATTACTTTAAAGTCTTTAATCAAATTTTCTATTTCTAAAATTCTTGACCCAAATAAATCAAAAATATCTAAAACATAATAAAAGACTAAATTATTATTTTTATTTTCTTTAATTAAAGTTGAAATTTTATTAATAAACTCTTTATCATTAATTTCACTATCAACTAGTTGATTGTAATTTTTGATTTTAAAACATCTTAAACAATAAGCGTGTTCAGAATCATTAACATAACCTTGCTCTAATTTATTTGTAGTTTGTAATAAACTTCCACAACCTAAACATGATTTCATAAAAACTCCTAATCTTTTTTAATATATTTATTATTAGTGTTTTTAAATCTAGAAAAAGCATAAATAAACTCAATAAAATATAAAATCTTTAATACATCATTAAAACAATGAGTTTTAGCTAAATTAATACTTTTATTTAATATTTTAAACTCATCTAAATCCATTTTATTTAATGAAAATAATTTTAAAGCATTGCAACAGCTTAAATAAATATCTTCAGTATCAATTAAATTATTATCATTAAAAATATCTTTAGCATAATCAATAAATTTTCTTAAACTAGGAATAGTAATTGTATTTTCTCCCATTCAACCTTTTTGAATATTTTTAGGGTTATAAAATTGTTGATTTTTATTATCTAAATTAACAAATGATAAATGATTTAATACCTGATAAATATCTAAACTATTAATTTTATATTCATTAGTAGTTTTATCTAATATAAATAAATCAGATTTTTTATTTTTTAATAAACTTTTATTTTGATTAATTCAAGATTCGATAATTTTTTTATCATTACTTTGACCTGCAAAAATAATTGTTTTTATATTTTTATTAATACACATATTAATAAAACTTTTTTTTAACAAATTATATTGTTTAAAAAAATCATAAGTTTTATCATTATAATTTCTTTTTATAGATAGTGACTTAATTGCTTTACGGTTAATTCTGTTATAAATTTCTTCTAAGTTTTTTGCAAATGAGTATTGTAAAATATAAACCAAATTTACAATCTTTTTCATTATCATTATATAAAGTTGGTTGTAATTCTTCTTTATTATGACTTTTGTTAAAAAACTCAGTATCAACAATAATCGCAGGTCAACTTATTTGTTTTAATATTTTAGTTATTTCTTTTTTATTAATATAAAAATATTGATATTTATTTAAATAATATTTTTCATTTTCAACGATAATTTTATTAAAATTCATCTTTATCATCTTTTCTATTTATAATAATATCAAAATAAGATATTTAATATATTATTAAAATACGAAAAGGCAAATATGATAAATAATATTACTGTTAAACAGTTCTTTTTTATTACAGTACAACAACATTTAATATATAGTATTTTAGAAGAAGAAACAAATATAGCTAAAAAAGAAAAAGCAAATAAGTTGAAAGTCAAGATTTATACTAAAGCTAAAGTCAAACCACTATTAGAAACTTGTAATAAAAAAACTAGAGATTTAGTTTTGACTCTTTTAGATTTAAATAATTGAGAAGAATTAAAAGAGTTTTTAAAAACTAAAAAAGAAAATTTTATAACTGAAAACAAAATAAATCCACTTGAACTTTTTAAAAGCACACCAGAGTCTAATCCAACAGAAATTGTTGAAGATTTATCTAAAATCTTAACTTTAATGACTGATATTAATGTTTATTCTTTATCTTTTAATTTAATTATTGATTTAGAAAGTTTATTTCCTAAATTAGGTGAAGATGAACTAATAAGTAACACTAGTTATGATGATATTTATTATTTATATGATAATTTATTAAATAGTCTTATAGAAAAAATAAAAGAATTACATATTAGTGGTTTTGAAGAAAATATTGATGAAATTTTAACTTTAATTAGTCAAATTCAAGAAACTAAAGACATTTCTATTAAAAAGACATTAATTGACCAGCTCTTTTCTATTTTTGAAACCAAAAAAAGCATATTTTCTGATCAATTTATTACTAGTTTTTTAGAAGGAAGTAGTAAAAAAAATTCTAGTTCTTTACAAAATCATTAAAGAATTAATTAAAATTGATTTTTTAATTGGTTTAAATCCTTTTATTTCAGAATATATGATTAAATTTAAAACTGAATAATTTTTTATTTATAACTTATAGAACTACTCTATAAGTCTTTTTATTTTATTATTTTGACTTTATTCCTTTAATTCTTGAAGAATAATATAGTGCTTCAGCAATAGTTGGATGTGTATAAACTGATCTTTGTAATTGAGTAAAAGTTAATTTTTGTTGCATAAATAAAGCAATTTGATTAATTAATATATTAGCAGTTTCTATCATCATAAAACAACCCAAAATTTGATCAGTTTGTTTGTCAATTAAAAATTTAATAAAAGAATAATCTGCAACAATTCCATCTGCATGAGCTCTTGGAAGTGCTTTTGAATTAATTATAAGTGATTCAAATTCTATTTTTTGTTCAATTAATTGTTGTTCAGTCAAACCAACTCCAGCAATTTCTGGGTTTAAATAAATTGCTCAAGGAACAAGATTTTTATAAAATTTTTCAGAGTCATTATACTTTAAAATATTTCTAGCAACAATATCACCTGTTTTATAAGCTACAGAAGATAGTAAAGTTAAACCAGTTATATCACCAATTGCATAAATATTATTAAAATTTGTTTTCATTAAGTCATCTACTAAAACAAAACCATTTTTATCTTTTTTAATATCAAGATTTTTAAATGATTCATTATTAGCTTGTCTACCAACAGCTAAAAGAATTTTTTCTGCTTGAACAAAGTTATTATCATCATAATAAACTTTATCAAGATCAATTCTTTTAATATTTACTCTATCAATAACTCTGATATTTTTTAAGTCAAAATATTGCTTAACACTTTTTTGAATATCCATATCAAATCGAGATAAAAAATCAACATTAGTTAAAATGGTAACTTCAACACCTAAAGTATTATAAAAATAAGCAAATTCTAATGAAATGGATCCATCTCCAATAATTACCATTGATTTTGGAACACTTTCTAAGTATAAAGCTTGATCTGAATTAATTAAATATCCGTTTTTTATTGATTCTTCTATTCCTTGAAAATTAATAACTTTAGATCTAGAACCAGTTGCTAAAACTAGTTTATCAAAATAAATAATTTGTTCATTTATTTTAATACTATTTTGATCTAAAACTTCTCCAAAACCTTTAAAAAATTTAACATTGTTTAAATCTAGTTGTTTTTGAATGCTACTATTAAAAAATGTCTTATTTTCTAGTCTTCTTTGTTGAATTTTTTTAATATCATATTTAATATCATTTGTAAAAACTCCATAGTTTTTTGCATTTTTAACTAATTCAAGAACTTTAGCTGATTTAATTAATGTTTTAGTAGGAATACATCCTTTATTTATACAAGTTCCACCCAAGTCTTCTTTTTCAATTAAAGCAACTTTTAGTTTATTAATACTTAAAATATTTGCTAAACTATATCCACCAGGTCCTGCTCCTAGAACAACTACATCAAATTTTTCCATAACTAACCTCTTTTTTTATTTGATAAAAATAGTTTAAAAATCTTAAACTTAAATAAATTTTAAAATAATAATTAATTAATATTAAAAGTTTTTCAGATTAAAATTTTTAAAAATCTTCAATATATTTTAAACCTTTATAAGTAATTTCTCTTCCTTTAATTGTTCTAATAATTAAATTTTCTCTTATTAAAAAAGGTTCAATATTATTTGCAATAATTAAAGGAGTTGTATTTAGTAAATGTGCAATATTATCTAATCCAATTCTTTTATTTTTAGCAATCATTTTTAAATAATTAATTTCAGTTACTGTTAAACCTAGTTCATAAATTTCTAGCTTTTCTAATACTTTTTTAATATAATGAATATCGATTTTTTTAGGATTATCACAAATGATATGATCTTTAATTCTTTTAATTAAATTAATAGCAATTCTTGGTGTTTTTCTACAAAAACTAGCTAAATATAAGTAGATATCTTGATCAAGTTTAATTTGAAACTTATTACAATATAATTCAACAATTTTACTCATATCTTCTAAATTATATTCTTGCATTGTGAAATTAATTGGAAATCTATTTAATAAAGGTATAGGCATTTTATTAATTTCAGTAGTAGCACAAACTATTGTAAATTTAGGTAAATCAATGTTTACAACTTTAGAATTATAGTCTTTACCAATAATGATATTTAGTTTATTTTCTTCTAAAACTGGATAAATAATTTCTAATATTTCTTTATTAACTGCATGAATTTCATCAATAAACAATACATCTTTTTCTTTAATACTAGTTAAAATTGAAATAATATCACTAGCTTTTTGTAAATTAGAACCATTTAAAATTCTAATATTTGTTTTTAGTTGTTTTGCTAGTAAATAAGCTAAACTAGTTTTTCCATATCCACTAGGACCATAAATAAAAATATGATCAACAACTTTATTTTGCTTTTTTGCAGATTTAATAAAAACTTTCAAATTATCTAAAATATTATTTTGTCCAATATATTCTTCTCATTTCTCAGGTCTAAACATACACTTTTGTCACCTTTAATAAATTTTAATTATTTATATAACTTAGTTTTTCTAAAACATATTTTGTTAGTTCATCTATAGTTAAATCTTCATCAATATTAATGATGATTTTATAAATATCTTTTGTTTTATAGCCTAATTTTTCTAAGCTTGTAATTACTTTATTTTTCTTTTCGCTTATTTTATTATTAAATAACTCTTTTTGAACACTATTTATAATTAGTCTTGCTGTATAACTTCCTATTCCTTTAAGTTGTAAAATTTTATCAGTCTTAGCATTTTTAAAAATATCAATTAATTCTTCATAACTGTAGTTTTCTAAAATTAAAAAAGCAGTTTTTTCTCCAATTGTATTAATATTTATTAAAATTTCAAAAAGATCTCTTACTAGTTGATTATAAAAACCATAACATTTAAAAAGATTATCAATCACATTAGTTGCTATATAAATTTTATTATTTTCACTTAATTTAAAATTTTTAAGATCTCTTTTTAAATACAAATATCTATAACCCAAATTATTTAATTCTAAATATAAAAATTTGTCATCTATTTTATGTAAAAAAGCATTGATATAATCATTCATAATATCACCTCAATATAGTATTAGAAAATTTTTTTAAATTAACTATTTTTAAAAAAGTGTATAAAAAAAGAGTCTTAATAAAGACTCTTAATTATAAATTATTAACCACTATTTGTATTTACGGTTTTGTTTTTGTTTGTAAATACGTTTTTCTTTTTTGCTTAAGTGGTATTCACGTTTTCTAGCTTCTGCTTTATTTGATGAAGCAACTTTTTGAAAGCGTTTTAATGCTTTTTCAATTGTTTCTCCATCATGAACAATAACACTTGCCATTAACTTTTTCAACTCCAATTCAATACAAAAATAATTATATCTTAACTTGATATAAAAATAAAGATTTTTAATCTTTTTCTTTGTTTTTTAGTAATTAAATAACTATTAGATTAAACTACAAAAGTATGAGCATCCTGATTGAATTAATTATTTATCATATATCCTTAAAAGCTTGACATTATATATATATATATATATATATATATATATAATGTTTCTGGCTATATAAAATTCATAAATATGTAGCTAATTAACCGGTTATTTTAGAAAGGAAACATTTATGAAAAAACTACTAACCTTGTTAGGTTCAGTTACTTTAATTGCAACTACAAGTGCTGCTGTAATTGCATGTGGTGGAACTAGAAGCGAACAAAAAACTACTGACACTAAGGAAAAAGATGATAAGGAAAAATCTAAAGAAAAAAAAGAAGAATTTAAATCAGTTCTTAGTGATAAAACAAAAGAAGAAGCCAGTAAATTGATAAATCAAATAATAGATTTAACAGATAATGGTGAAGAAGAAATGATTAAAAATAAAGATGAAATATCAAAAGATGCAGTAAAACTTTTAGATGAAATTATTGTTGAAAATAATAAAGATGTTAAAAAAACAATAGAAAACTTCAAAGAAAAACTAATTAATTTTACATCTCCTTTTTTTGTTGGTGATTTATTAGGTAATATTACAAATTCAGAAAATGAAGAAGATTCTATTTGAGTTTCTGAAATTGAAATGAATGGCAAAAAAGAAGAAATTGTTGGAATTGTTTTTAATAGTGATCCTAAAAAAGATCTAATAAAAGAATCTAATGAAATTACAAAAGAAGCAACTGAAGAAGATGATAAAAGAGTTAAAGATATAATTAGTGATTACAAAAAATATTTAGCTGAATACAAAAAAATATTTGAAGAAGAAACTGAAGAAATTTTTACTAAATTAAAAGACTTACTTACTAAAGATTTATCATCTACAACATTAAAATAAATAATAAAAATAAAGGCTTGGATAACTTCCAAGCCTTTATTGTTCTAGTATTTTTTGATAAATTTTACTTCTATAATTTCATATGGTTTATTTAAAGATTCTAATTTCAAAACAGGTGTTTCATGTCCAAAAACATCTTTTTTAAGTTTAATTCCAACAACATAATAATTTTTATCATTTCATTTAACTTGTTGATATAGTTTAACAGGCTTATTTAATTCTATAACTTTTGAAACTTCTTTATTGTTATTAGAATTTAAAACTTGTTGTTTAGTATTATTTAAATTACTAGTTATATCTTTTGATAAATACTTTTGATCTTGATTAGTTATTTGATTAGATTTAGATTCTAAAAAATCTTTTTCATTATTATGTATATTTAAATTACTTTCAGGATTTATTGTTCAAATTTTATTATTTGAAGTTTTTAAATTATGTTCATTTTTTTCTTGATTAATTTCTATTTTATTTAAATCTGTTTGATTTTGACTACAAGAGTTTTGACATTTACAATCAGTTAAATTACACTGACAATTATCTTTGCTTTTACAAACATTTTTTAATTGCTCTTCATTTTGATTACATTCATAACAACAATTATTTGTAGTTGTTTTTAAACAAGAATCATTATTTTGTTCTAATTTAATTTCTTTGTTTTTAATTTTAGTTTGTTGTTTATTATTTAGCTTATCTTTTGTATTCAAATCATCTTTATTTAATTGATTTTTTTCAATTCATAAGTATTTATCTAATTTTTCAACTTCATCATTATCAATTAATTCATTTGGTTTTTCAACTATATGTTCACTAATTAATTTTTGATCTAAACTATTTTTAATTTCTTTACTATCATCTTCAATTCAATTATCATTTGTTAAATTTTTATCTTTAATCAATTCATTAGTTAAATCTTTTTCTTCAATTCATGAATCTTTTGTTAAATCGTCTTCATCTAAACTTAGTTTGATTTCATCATCTTTTATTTGACTAGTTTTAATAACTTGATTTTCTTGTTGTTCATCTTGATAAGTTAATTTATCAAAATTAATAGTAGCTGTTCCAAATTCTTCTGGATCTAATTCAATTTCTTGTTTATCCATATTTTGATCAAGTTTTATTATTTTTTCATCTTGTTCATTTAAAAGATCATCATTTGTTTTTAGATCATTTAAACTAATTGTTGAAGTTTGATAAAAAGTACTATCATTAGTGATTAAATTAGTTAAATTAAAGTCTTTATTTACAATTTGTTCATCATTTTGATAATCATCATTTGATTTAACAATTTCATCATTTAAATTTTGATCAAAATTATTTTTTAAATCATCTAATGACGAGTAATCATAAACATGATATTTAGCTTTTTGTTTTCTAAAATATTGATCTAATCAAGTCTGATGTTTTTTTCTTTGCTGATAATCTAATAAGTTATCATCATTTTTTTTATCATTGTTATTTTGACTTTCTAAATCTTCATTTGATTCAACTTCTTCTAGTTGTTCTTGTTGATATTTATTTAAAAACTTTAAAAAAGCTTCAGATTTATTTTTATTTTTTTGATCTAGTCAAATAATGTATTTAATATACTTATCAATAGTTTGAATCATATAAGGTTCATAATCTATTAAATCAATTGCTAGCATTTCTTTAATAGTATCAAAATCAAATTTTTTAATAGAAACATAATAATCAATTTTATTAATCAAAACATCAGTTAAATATTGTTTAACTTCTTTTTTTGCCATAAATTTAATCCTACTTTTTCTTATTACATTTAATATTATAGTTTATATAAAAATATACTTGTATAAACTTAGTAAAAAATCAATATTTATTATTAAATAATTTATATAAGTAATTTTTGCTATAATTTTTAAGTTATAGAAAGTCTAGTGTTATGAAAAAAGTTCTTAGTTATTTTTTAATAATTCTAATATTTTTTACTAGCTTATTTTTTATTAATAATAAAAATCAAAACCAAGTTAATTTAACTTATAATACTCAATTTAATGATGATAATAAAACTCAAACACAAAAAGAATTTTTATGAGGTGGAAAAGCTTTAAGATACTTTTTATACAAACACTCAACTGCAAAAACTAATAAAAGTTTTAACCAATTTACAGATAATCTATTAGCCAATTTTGAAATGTTTTTTAAAGCAAAAACAAAACAAAGATATTATTCTAATTATTATATTACTGAACAGCAATCTGAAGAATTTAAACACGCAATTTTATCAAGTATTTTAGTAACTTCAGAATATGGTTCAACATCACCTGAAGAGTTTTTTGCTGAATCATTTAGTAGATATGTTTCATCTAATGAAAAACAAAAAAATCTAACTTGGTATTTATTAGAACATTTTTTTACTAAAACTTTTTATAAATTAAAACAACAAAATATTGGAATTTTAACTTCAAATGATAAAACTATAAATTGAAAAAAAATTAAAAATGTGATTGATAATGAAACTGATGTTTTTTATAAATATGAATTAGAACCTCAAACTAATTTAGATATTAGCTATGATAGGTTAACTCATTTAGATTTAGGATATACAAATTTAGGTTTTGAAAGGTTTAGAAATAGCATTCCACAATATGGTTATAATAGTGTTCAGTATGTTTATGATACTATTAATTACATTTATAATAATATTTTTACAGCTCAAATTAATAATTTAGATTTGTTAAATAAAAATAAAAACATTTTAAGTGTTACAAAATTTTTAAATTATTATAAAGAAAATATAGAGATTTTTTTAGATTATATGAAACTAAACTTGTATAAACCAAAAAATATTATTAATAAAAATAATGATCAACAATTTTTTAATAATTTTGATGAACTAGATACTTATTGAAAAGAAAAATCAAAATTTAATTTTGGAAACAATAGTGCTATTCAAATAAAGAAAAATTTTGAAAATATTTGACAAGCAATTCCTAGTCATTTAGATTCTGATTATTTTGATTTAGAAGAACTAAAAGCTAATACAGTTCATTTATTTAACACTTTACAAAAAGTTACTCATAATAATTTAGATAAGATTTTTGTTAATTTAATTTTAACTAATGATAACCAATTTAGACTTAATAATACTATTCATGATTCAAAAATTAAGGGAATAACTAGTACAAGTTTTTCAAAAAATACTAATTCATCTTCTTATAGTTATGTTTTGATTAAAGCAGATAGTTTTAATAAAACTGAAAATCAATTTCAGTATAATAGATCTTGATTTGCTTCAAACAATCGATTTCAAACATTAAATCATGAGTTTGGACATGTATTAGATAGTTTTTTAGCTTTAAACTCTTATCAAGAAAAACTTAATAAAAATACATTTTCAAGTTTAAATTTTTGAGCAAATCATCAACAAGCAAATTTATATCAAGGAAATATTGTTGTTAATAAAAATAAAAACTGAACTTTATATTTTATTTTTATTATTGGAGTTATTGGAATTAATTTAACTTTAGTTGTTTTTTATATTATATATAATAAAATCTTTAAACCAAAAAACAAAAATACTATTAGAATAAAATAATCATATGGAAAATAAAATTAATTATAAAACTTACAAATTATTAAAACATTTAGCAACAATTAGTAGTGTTGTTTTAGCAATTTGTATTTTACTAACCTTTATTCAATTTACAAAAGACAGACCTATTTTTACTAGTTTAATTCCTTTTATTAGTTTAGAAATAATTTTATTAATACTAGCATTTATTTCTTTACTAATTTATATAATTAATCGAATTAAAAAACAAAAATCTAGTAATTATAAATATGTTAAAAAAGAAATTATTTATTTATATACTAGTTTAAGTTTATATATGTTTAGTTTTATTTTAACTATTATTTACTTACTAATAGGTTTATTAGTAAATAATAGTAGTGCTATTAAAATCTCATTTTATATAATTATTATTATATTTTTTATTTGTATAATATTAAGTAGTATTTTTGAAACTTTATCAAGACTAAATGAACAAATTTTATTATATAAACAAGAATATCAAA
Coding sequences:
- a CDS encoding lipoprotein, producing the protein MKKLLTLLGSVTLIATTSAAVIACGGTRSEQKTTDTKEKDDKEKSKEKKEEFKSVLSDKTKEEASKLINQIIDLTDNGEEEMIKNKDEISKDAVKLLDEIIVENNKDVKKTIENFKEKLINFTSPFFVGDLLGNITNSENEEDSIWVSEIEMNGKKEEIVGIVFNSDPKKDLIKESNEITKEATEEDDKRVKDIISDYKKYLAEYKKIFEEETEEIFTKLKDLLTKDLSSTTLK
- a CDS encoding MFS transporter, translated to MENKINYKTYKLLKHLATISSVVLAICILLTFIQFTKDRPIFTSLIPFISLEIILLILAFISLLIYIINRIKKQKSSNYKYVKKEIIYLYTSLSLYMFSFILTIIYLLIGLLVNNSSAIKISFYIIIIIFFICIILSSIFETLSRLNEQILLYKQEYQKQQQLKQQNNNLNKQVIIKNQTNKDNKTKTKNNSKNPFIED